GTAGATACAAATCTCTTCAGAGATTGCTCTGCAAAAGAACAATCGATTTCCTTAATGCTTGACAAAAAATACATAGCTTCCTTGTATTTCTTCGCTTTACAATACCCATCCACAATCGTCTTGTATGTTAGCTCATTCGGTCTACAATTCACTTCAATCATATAACTAACTACATCATTAACTTCTTCAAACAGTCCCATTCCTGCATATCCCGCAACAAACGTATTGAAAGTGACGATACAAGGCCGAATCCCATTACCTGTCATTTCCGAAAGCATTCTCGTTGCCTCATTCATAAGTCCTTGCCGACAAAACCCTTTAATAACTGTATTGTAAGATACAAGGTCCGGTTTTATACCAGCTTCTTGTAGCCTTTTCAGTATTTCTTCAGCTTTCCAACTTTTCCCTGAAGTGGCATACATGTCCATCAGGCTGTTGTAGGTGACAATGTCAGGCTGCAAATCATTCTTATGAATCATTTGAAGTATCTCGTTCGCACGATCAAATCTCTTGTTTCGTGAAAATATTGAGAGCATAGCGTTAAACAAGATCAAGTCAGGTTTATATCCCTTACTCAAAAGTTCCTGAAAAGCTATCTCCATACCCCTCAAAGACCTGCATTTGAAATTCGCGAGAACTAGGGTTCTCAAAAGCATCCAACTTGGGAAGATGTTACCGTCGTATATTTGTTTTGCGAGTCTCTCTATTGCCTTTAAGTTTCCTGCCTTTGAATAGCAATGAAGCATTAGAGAGTATGATGTCTCACCCGGCTTGATGCCTTTGTTTTTCATGTCTATGATAATCGATTCAACTCCTTTGTCATCTCCTTTCCGAGCTAGGGCGTTTAAAAGTGCGTTATAGGTCATAATACAGGGAGTAAACCCCGCTTTAATCATCTCATCGTACATTTTCAAAGCATTAAGTTCAGATCCATTTCGTCCGTATACGTTAATCAAGGTGTTAAAAGTGTCTCTATTAGGTTCAAACCCACAAGTCTTCATCTCACGGAATATTTGCCCCACGTAGTTATGCATCTCTCGGTTAACACACATTCCGAGCAAAGTATTCCAAGTAACCCCATTTGGAGAACACCCGTTTGACTTCATTTCACATAGAATCAGCATCATGTTCTCCAATCTCGACTTTTTTCCCAACATCCCAAGTATCGCATTATAAGTACACACATTAGGAACACAACCAATTTCCTTCATTTGATGTAGCAAATCCAAAGCCTTGTCCTCCTTCCCTACTTTCCCATAAGCATCTATCAACGTGGTATATGTAACCACATTCGGCATTATTCCATTAACTGTCATTTTTCCAACGAGAGCAGCTCCTTCCTCGAGAAACCCAGCTCGAACATAAGCAGCCACCAGTTCGTTGTATGTAACCGAATCGGCTGGGCAGTTATTTTCCTCCATTTCTTTTAAAACACCGAGGGCCTCCGAATAAACACCAGCTTTGCCAAACACTTGCAAGAGGGAATTATAGGTGACAGTCCCTGGTAAATACCCTTCAGCCTTGAGAtcagaaaaaaattgtttagcTTCTTCCAACAAGCCATTCCTCCCACAAGCAGATATAACAGTGCTACAAGTGAATTC
This is a stretch of genomic DNA from Impatiens glandulifera chromosome 4, dImpGla2.1, whole genome shotgun sequence. It encodes these proteins:
- the LOC124937091 gene encoding pentatricopeptide repeat-containing protein At2g18940, chloroplastic; protein product: MEGTTLFPIRPALPIPPPKANPKLQAKPKAPRVKFNFNPIIALPPQPPPPPYFPLDSLLHHLSSISPTDPVSSQSSKFKFKLGRSRDTHFITSDSSCSVNGDDSLDFMPLRCKFFLNSIIDQPESSLQAFFDSVKSELLEEVDLVGLMKGLDLSGNTEKTLLLAEWIVVNLQYQNSRLDNQVIEMIIRVLGRESRHSIALRTLDRLPIEDYCLDIRAYTTVLHAYSRAGKYDRAVSLFDNIVNKGLTPTLVTYNVMLDVYGKIGGHSWPKILHLLDKIKGQGLKFDEFTCSTVISACGRNGLLEEAKQFFSDLKAEGYLPGTVTYNSLLQVFGKAGVYSEALGVLKEMEENNCPADSVTYNELVAAYVRAGFLEEGAALVGKMTVNGIMPNVVTYTTLIDAYGKVGKEDKALDLLHQMKEIGCVPNVCTYNAILGMLGKKSRLENMMLILCEMKSNGCSPNGVTWNTLLGMCVNREMHNYVGQIFREMKTCGFEPNRDTFNTLINVYGRNGSELNALKMYDEMIKAGFTPCIMTYNALLNALARKGDDKGVESIIIDMKNKGIKPGETSYSLMLHCYSKAGNLKAIERLAKQIYDGNIFPSWMLLRTLVLANFKCRSLRGMEIAFQELLSKGYKPDLILFNAMLSIFSRNKRFDRANEILQMIHKNDLQPDIVTYNSLMDMYATSGKSWKAEEILKRLQEAGIKPDLVSYNTVIKGFCRQGLMNEATRMLSEMTGNGIRPCIVTFNTFVAGYAGMGLFEEVNDVVSYMIEVNCRPNELTYKTIVDGYCKAKKYKEAMYFLSSIKEIDCSFAEQSLKRFVSTVEDHMGNSLTLVSTT